The following are from one region of the Thermoproteus uzoniensis 768-20 genome:
- a CDS encoding bifunctional nuclease family protein, with protein MVRYLKGELISVVEAYDRAGQQVGVMLIGADEWGDRALPIIIGGSEMISIKKGLGELDFPRPLSHDLFMEILETLGASVEKVTIDAMINGTYTATVYVRDSSGKVHTFDARPSDAVALAVRAGAPIYVAETLANLAEDVSNYLPPPSGKVGD; from the coding sequence ATGGTTAGGTACCTCAAGGGGGAGCTGATCTCGGTCGTCGAGGCGTACGACAGGGCCGGGCAACAGGTCGGCGTCATGCTCATAGGCGCGGACGAGTGGGGCGATAGGGCTCTGCCCATAATTATCGGAGGCTCCGAGATGATATCCATAAAGAAGGGGCTGGGGGAGCTGGACTTCCCGCGCCCGTTGAGCCACGACCTCTTCATGGAGATCCTCGAGACTCTGGGGGCCTCGGTCGAGAAGGTGACTATAGACGCCATGATAAACGGCACGTATACGGCCACCGTCTACGTCAGGGACAGCTCGGGCAAAGTCCACACGTTCGACGCGAGGCCCAGCGACGCCGTGGCGTTGGCCGTCAGGGCGGGCGCTCCCATCTACGTCGCCGAGACGCTCGCCAACCTGGCCGAGGACGTCTCGAACTATTTGCCTCCCCCGAGCGGGAAGGTAGGGGACTGA
- a CDS encoding AAA family ATPase gives MYFDPRPKRSREDLYDREAEIEALKAMRAPMSLVLGLRRAGKSSVILVALSELGHPSVYVDAREFEGELYIAYKDLARALGDALSAPLRRFPKLAEALRTVRGISVAGLRVELEWGRERAGLADVLKALDRWAEREGEKVVVALDEAQELSKLRGYDVLPALAYAYDNLKNIYFILSGSAAGLMDRFLKLQDPRSPLYGRYLERVELKPFSKEKAADFLARGCEQYGVDPPDVDAVYGTLGGSPGWLTYFGHLYVQLKDVEEALRRTVSYAVGLIRQEFENFLRGREAAERRYRAVMEMAAGCAAWSEVKRGLEAREGRTINDAEVTKLLRNLVDYSFLERRGDLYCPADPLIARAFRPR, from the coding sequence GTGTATTTCGACCCCAGGCCCAAGAGATCTCGGGAAGATCTCTACGACAGAGAGGCGGAGATCGAGGCGCTGAAGGCCATGAGGGCGCCCATGTCGTTGGTGTTGGGCCTCAGAAGAGCCGGGAAGTCCTCCGTGATCCTCGTCGCCTTGTCGGAGCTGGGGCACCCGTCGGTGTACGTGGACGCGAGGGAGTTCGAGGGAGAGCTGTACATAGCCTATAAGGACCTGGCGCGGGCGCTCGGCGACGCCCTCTCTGCGCCGCTTAGGAGGTTCCCGAAACTCGCCGAGGCGTTGAGGACTGTGAGGGGGATATCCGTCGCGGGTCTGCGGGTCGAGCTGGAGTGGGGGAGAGAAAGGGCGGGCCTAGCCGACGTCTTGAAGGCGTTGGATAGATGGGCGGAGCGGGAGGGGGAGAAGGTAGTCGTGGCCCTAGACGAGGCCCAGGAGCTGAGCAAGTTGAGGGGCTACGACGTGCTCCCGGCGCTGGCGTACGCCTACGACAACCTCAAGAACATCTACTTCATACTCAGCGGGTCGGCCGCCGGCCTGATGGACAGATTCCTCAAGCTCCAAGACCCGCGGTCGCCTCTCTACGGGCGCTACCTCGAGCGCGTGGAGCTGAAGCCCTTCAGTAAGGAGAAGGCCGCGGACTTCCTGGCGCGGGGCTGTGAGCAGTACGGCGTGGATCCGCCCGACGTCGACGCGGTCTACGGAACCCTCGGCGGTTCTCCGGGCTGGCTCACCTACTTCGGCCACCTATACGTCCAGCTGAAGGACGTCGAGGAGGCGCTTAGGCGGACGGTCTCGTACGCTGTCGGCCTAATAAGGCAAGAGTTCGAGAACTTCTTGAGGGGGAGGGAAGCCGCCGAGAGGAGATACCGCGCCGTCATGGAGATGGCGGCAGGTTGCGCCGCCTGGAGCGAGGTCAAGAGGGGGCTGGAGGCCAGAGAGGGCCGCACCATAAACGACGCGGAGGTGACCAAGCTGTTGAGGAACCTCGTGGACTACTCCTTCCTCGAGAGGCGGGGCGACCTCTACTGCCCTGCAGATCCCCTGATAGCGAGGGCCTTTCGACCGAGGTAG
- a CDS encoding molybdopterin biosynthesis protein: protein MEKRVIFHDLITLDEAVEALMRLAKPLGVEEVPLEEAYGRVLAEDVYSPVDVPPFDRSTVDGYAVLSADLAGASELLPVSLKLKGRVEAGGFPDFELSRGEAAEVATGAPIPRGADSVVMVEYTSERGGTVTVYRSAYPGENIMPAGSDFSAGELLLRRCTKLTQREIGVLAAAGFRKVEVFRRPKVAIISTGDELEEPGAPLRPGKLYDVNTFSIAAAVAEAGGAPIIVGRVPDDPSAYRKALEEALAKADVVLISGGTSAGMADLTYRILGEFGRILFHGIKVRPGKPTVAAEAGGKLVVGLPGYPSSALMIFHAVVRPALLAMQCMRPEPPAVYKARLSVKTEGAKGRRSLYPVVLIDKGGEMAAYPLNAESGAISVLARADGYVVIPEDVEFLDEGEVVEVRLFERYRPASLYFIGSNDILLDRILARFDVKAVYVGSMGGILAVKRGEADLAGTHMLDPETGEYNVPVVRKLGVKDAVLVRGFAREQGLVVARGNPKRIKGFEDLLRSDVVMVNRSRGTGTRTLLDLNLERIARSRGVSLEELARSIRGYTYEVRTHTAVAAAVAQGRADVGLAIRYAAELYGLDFIPVGWEIYDLLVRRDALPRARPLIEAVKSVEDLPPGYKKLPETGEVIAEF, encoded by the coding sequence GTGGAGAAGCGGGTTATATTCCACGACTTGATCACGTTGGACGAGGCGGTCGAGGCGTTGATGAGGCTGGCCAAGCCGCTCGGGGTCGAGGAGGTGCCTCTGGAGGAGGCCTACGGCCGCGTCTTGGCCGAGGACGTCTACTCCCCCGTCGACGTGCCGCCCTTCGATAGGAGCACTGTGGACGGATACGCCGTCCTGTCGGCGGATCTGGCCGGCGCCAGCGAGCTCTTGCCGGTTTCCCTTAAACTGAAGGGGAGGGTCGAGGCAGGCGGCTTCCCCGACTTCGAGCTGTCTAGAGGCGAGGCGGCCGAGGTGGCTACGGGCGCCCCAATCCCGCGCGGGGCCGACTCAGTAGTGATGGTCGAGTACACCTCGGAGAGGGGCGGGACCGTCACCGTCTACAGATCGGCCTATCCCGGCGAGAACATTATGCCGGCAGGCTCGGACTTCTCGGCGGGCGAGCTCCTGCTGAGGAGGTGCACGAAGCTGACCCAGAGGGAGATAGGCGTGTTGGCCGCCGCCGGCTTTAGGAAGGTCGAGGTCTTCAGGAGGCCTAAGGTCGCCATAATATCGACGGGGGACGAGCTGGAGGAGCCCGGCGCCCCTCTGAGGCCGGGCAAGCTCTACGACGTCAACACGTTCTCCATAGCCGCGGCCGTGGCCGAGGCGGGCGGGGCGCCCATAATAGTGGGGAGGGTTCCCGACGACCCCTCGGCCTATAGGAAGGCCCTCGAGGAGGCCTTGGCCAAGGCCGACGTCGTCCTCATATCGGGCGGCACCTCGGCCGGGATGGCCGACCTGACCTACCGGATCTTGGGCGAGTTCGGGAGGATCTTGTTCCACGGCATAAAGGTGAGGCCCGGCAAGCCGACCGTCGCGGCGGAGGCTGGGGGCAAGCTCGTGGTGGGCCTCCCCGGCTATCCCTCCAGCGCCCTCATGATATTCCACGCCGTGGTTAGGCCGGCGTTGTTGGCGATGCAGTGCATGAGGCCGGAGCCCCCCGCCGTCTATAAGGCGAGGCTCTCCGTCAAGACGGAGGGCGCCAAGGGCCGCCGCTCCCTATACCCGGTGGTCTTGATAGACAAAGGGGGCGAGATGGCGGCCTATCCCCTCAACGCGGAGTCCGGCGCCATATCGGTGCTCGCGAGGGCGGACGGCTACGTCGTGATCCCCGAAGACGTCGAGTTCCTCGACGAGGGGGAGGTGGTGGAGGTGAGGCTGTTCGAGCGCTACCGGCCCGCGTCCCTCTACTTCATAGGCAGCAACGACATACTGCTGGACAGAATACTGGCCCGATTTGACGTAAAGGCCGTCTACGTGGGGTCTATGGGCGGCATACTGGCGGTCAAGAGAGGCGAGGCAGACCTCGCCGGCACCCACATGTTGGATCCAGAGACCGGCGAGTACAACGTGCCCGTAGTCAGAAAGCTCGGAGTCAAGGACGCCGTATTGGTCAGAGGCTTCGCTAGAGAGCAGGGCCTCGTCGTGGCGAGGGGCAACCCCAAGAGGATAAAGGGCTTCGAGGACCTCCTGCGGAGCGACGTGGTTATGGTGAACAGATCGAGAGGCACCGGGACGAGAACCCTCCTCGACCTCAACCTGGAGAGGATAGCCAGATCCAGAGGCGTCTCGCTTGAGGAGCTGGCGAGGTCTATAAGGGGCTATACATACGAGGTGAGGACCCACACGGCGGTGGCCGCCGCGGTGGCGCAGGGGAGGGCAGACGTGGGCCTCGCCATAAGATACGCCGCGGAGCTCTACGGCCTCGACTTCATACCGGTGGGCTGGGAGATCTACGACCTCCTCGTGAGGCGCGACGCCTTGCCTAGGGCGAGGCCGTTGATAGAGGCCGTGAAGTCCGTCGAGGACCTGCCGCCGGGGTACAAGAAGCTCCCGGAGACGGGCGAGGTAATTGCGGAGTTTTAG
- a CDS encoding class I SAM-dependent methyltransferase, with protein MRGARPQRGDDPFSDLDSYDIRGSVLDVGTGGGNVVRYLLSRGVSEIWSVDVDPWALSWAEREFKDAVRAGVLRLLRARAEELPFEDGRFDYVVSFAAVHHFSDVAAALSEMARVSRGLVLVYDWAPESAGLTNPHSARELAAAMEAAVEAGRRLGYSAERRGLWYKLVLVKGRLL; from the coding sequence GTGCGAGGCGCCCGGCCGCAACGGGGCGACGATCCGTTCTCCGATCTGGACTCCTACGATATAAGAGGCTCGGTCCTCGACGTGGGGACCGGAGGGGGCAACGTGGTGAGGTATCTGCTGTCGAGGGGAGTCTCCGAGATATGGAGCGTCGACGTCGATCCCTGGGCGCTCTCTTGGGCGGAGAGGGAGTTCAAAGACGCCGTAAGGGCCGGCGTGTTGAGGCTGTTGAGGGCGAGGGCCGAGGAGCTGCCTTTCGAGGACGGGCGGTTCGACTACGTGGTGTCGTTCGCCGCGGTCCACCACTTCTCCGACGTGGCCGCCGCCTTGTCCGAGATGGCCAGAGTCTCCAGAGGACTTGTGCTGGTCTACGACTGGGCGCCCGAGTCGGCCGGCTTGACGAACCCCCACAGCGCGCGGGAGCTGGCCGCGGCCATGGAGGCCGCCGTGGAGGCGGGCAGACGGCTGGGGTACAGCGCTGAGAGGAGAGGGCTGTGGTACAAACTCGTGCTTGTCAAGGGAAGGCTTTTATAA
- a CDS encoding NAD(P)-dependent oxidoreductase: protein MRVSVVGLGRMGRGIARNLARKGHEVRGYDVSEEAVKAASVAPCELPKCFEADYVVLALPTGKEVLEVLRSAPATDAVVVDTTTQSLSELRSVLEAARGLKYLTCRVERGPKDAEEGRLVLYVGGPRDLFEKASGFLSQLGEPLYVGTHEQATVLKLVSTALLVANTAALAEAAEILRRFGFDQEAAVSLLSKGGAASAQLNARMPAMLRGQFSVGFSAQQAEAVLRQLQELAEELGVEVLPVMGKVRELLRAAAAAGIGGDDIAELVLYVRSLNVQNPHSPRR, encoded by the coding sequence ATGCGGGTATCGGTCGTGGGCCTCGGGCGGATGGGGAGGGGGATCGCCCGCAATTTGGCCAGGAAAGGCCACGAGGTGCGGGGCTACGACGTGTCCGAGGAGGCCGTGAAGGCCGCCAGCGTCGCCCCGTGCGAGTTGCCCAAGTGCTTCGAGGCGGACTACGTGGTGCTTGCGCTCCCCACCGGCAAGGAGGTCCTAGAGGTCTTGAGGTCGGCGCCGGCGACAGACGCGGTGGTGGTCGACACCACGACGCAGAGCTTGTCCGAGCTGAGGTCTGTCCTGGAGGCGGCCAGGGGGCTCAAATACCTGACCTGTAGAGTGGAGCGCGGGCCTAAAGACGCGGAGGAGGGGAGGCTCGTGCTCTACGTCGGGGGGCCTAGGGATCTCTTCGAGAAGGCCTCCGGCTTCCTCTCCCAGCTGGGCGAGCCGCTCTACGTGGGGACCCACGAGCAGGCGACGGTCTTGAAGCTCGTGAGCACGGCGCTCCTCGTCGCCAACACGGCCGCCCTCGCCGAGGCCGCCGAGATCTTGAGGCGGTTCGGCTTCGACCAAGAGGCCGCCGTGTCCCTTCTGTCCAAGGGAGGCGCCGCGTCTGCCCAGCTAAACGCCCGCATGCCCGCCATGTTGAGGGGCCAGTTCTCCGTGGGCTTCTCCGCCCAGCAGGCGGAGGCCGTGTTGCGCCAGTTGCAGGAGCTGGCGGAGGAGCTCGGCGTCGAGGTACTGCCGGTCATGGGGAAGGTGAGGGAGCTCTTGAGAGCTGCGGCGGCCGCCGGGATCGGCGGGGACGACATAGCGGAGCTGGTGCTCTACGTGAGGTCGCTCAACGTGCAGAATCCGCACTCTCCGCGTAGGTGA
- a CDS encoding bifunctional 2-dehydro-3-deoxy-phosphogluconate/2-dehydro-3-deoxy-6-phosphogalactonate aldolase, whose translation MDIIAPVITPFRNGKIDLDLYAEHIRNITAKGVDAVFVAGTTGLGPALSVEERKALLEAAASVARRVIFQIGSLVLDDAVALAKYAERFDAVEAVASVPPYYFPRLSERQIAKYFRDLCAATSRPVYLYNYPAAVGRDVDAKAAREIGCLKGVKDTNENIAHTLAYKRLMPHMKVYNGSDSLVLASFSVGLDGVVASSANYVPEALARLREAVARGDVERARSIQFAIDEILEAARPLGYSSAVYELVEIFQGYDAGEPRPPIYPLDPEEKAWLKAAVAQAKAKLAL comes from the coding sequence ATGGACATAATCGCGCCTGTGATTACCCCGTTCAGGAACGGCAAGATCGATCTGGACCTATACGCCGAGCACATAAGGAACATAACCGCCAAGGGCGTCGACGCCGTCTTCGTCGCCGGGACGACCGGGCTGGGCCCCGCCCTCTCGGTCGAGGAGAGGAAGGCCCTTCTGGAGGCCGCGGCCTCTGTAGCCAGACGCGTGATCTTCCAGATCGGGTCGCTCGTCCTCGACGACGCGGTGGCGTTGGCCAAATACGCCGAGAGGTTCGACGCCGTGGAGGCCGTGGCCTCGGTGCCCCCCTACTACTTCCCCAGGCTCTCGGAGAGGCAGATAGCCAAGTACTTCAGAGATCTCTGCGCCGCCACGTCGCGCCCCGTCTACCTCTACAACTACCCCGCCGCCGTGGGGAGAGACGTCGACGCCAAAGCGGCTAGGGAGATCGGGTGCCTCAAGGGCGTGAAGGACACAAACGAGAATATAGCCCACACCTTGGCCTACAAGAGGCTGATGCCCCACATGAAGGTCTACAACGGGTCGGACTCCCTAGTGCTGGCGTCCTTCTCGGTGGGCCTCGACGGCGTCGTGGCCTCCTCGGCGAACTACGTCCCGGAGGCCTTGGCCCGTCTGAGGGAGGCCGTGGCGCGGGGCGACGTCGAGAGGGCCCGCTCTATCCAGTTCGCCATAGACGAGATACTGGAGGCGGCGAGGCCTCTGGGGTACTCCTCGGCGGTCTACGAGCTGGTCGAGATATTCCAGGGATACGACGCGGGCGAGCCTAGGCCCCCCATATACCCCTTGGACCCCGAGGAGAAGGCCTGGCTTAAGGCCGCTGTCGCGCAGGCCAAGGCCAAGCTGGCCCTATGA
- a CDS encoding Lrp/AsnC family transcriptional regulator — MDEIDKKLLELLQIDGKKTLQELAEAVNRPKTTIASRIKRLEDKGYIMGYKAIVNPFLLGYQVLAFVMASVRRGEVKGEKPLQEQLAEKILADCSGKGDLPFVEEAYIITGPYDLLLKVWARDIKQLSSFLVSYLASMPDIQRTETLMVLEIVDDWRRRHMPAVAGP; from the coding sequence ATGGACGAGATAGACAAGAAACTACTGGAGCTGTTGCAGATAGATGGCAAGAAGACGTTGCAGGAGCTGGCGGAGGCTGTGAATAGGCCGAAGACGACAATAGCCTCCAGAATCAAGAGGCTTGAAGACAAGGGCTATATAATGGGGTACAAGGCCATAGTCAACCCGTTCCTATTGGGCTACCAAGTCCTGGCGTTCGTCATGGCCAGCGTGAGGAGGGGGGAGGTGAAAGGCGAGAAGCCGCTCCAGGAACAGTTGGCCGAGAAGATCCTGGCCGACTGCTCGGGCAAGGGCGACCTCCCCTTCGTCGAGGAGGCCTACATAATCACGGGCCCCTACGACCTCCTGCTCAAGGTCTGGGCCCGCGACATAAAACAGCTCTCCTCGTTCCTCGTGTCCTACCTCGCCTCCATGCCGGATATACAGAGGACCGAGACCTTGATGGTCCTCGAGATAGTGGACGACTGGCGGCGCCGCCACATGCCGGCGGTTGCCGGCCCCTGA
- a CDS encoding class II glutamine amidotransferase has product MCRFYIYSGVPQEDLHRALRLAAERDPYAPGGFQHGDGWGYAVYTMGGSLAYYRSARAIWKDPHVPPLGLAGLAHARAASKGEPLGLLYAHPFQAETPDGRVIYVAHNGSVDKTALAAALGLDPKLFSDSWLLALFLAARWADPEAALAEALKYVKTALNLAVLELPGPKAYAYSYYRLPEGPDRDVYERYYRLYRVRGNGWEAVVSSTLVRHIGGAPEPLELGRLYVLEPHGL; this is encoded by the coding sequence ATGTGTAGATTTTACATATACTCCGGAGTCCCCCAAGAAGATCTGCACAGGGCATTGCGGCTGGCCGCCGAGAGAGATCCATACGCGCCCGGCGGCTTCCAGCACGGCGACGGCTGGGGATACGCTGTCTACACGATGGGCGGGTCTCTGGCCTACTACAGATCGGCGAGGGCTATCTGGAAGGATCCCCACGTGCCTCCTCTGGGCCTGGCCGGCCTCGCCCACGCTAGGGCGGCGTCAAAGGGGGAGCCCCTCGGCCTCCTCTACGCCCATCCGTTCCAGGCGGAGACGCCCGACGGGCGGGTCATATACGTGGCGCACAACGGGTCGGTGGACAAGACGGCGCTCGCCGCGGCCCTGGGCCTAGACCCCAAGCTGTTCTCCGACAGCTGGCTCCTGGCCCTTTTCCTCGCCGCCCGTTGGGCCGATCCGGAAGCCGCCTTGGCGGAGGCCCTTAAATACGTCAAGACAGCCTTAAACCTGGCCGTGTTGGAGTTGCCGGGGCCTAAGGCCTACGCCTACTCCTACTACAGACTGCCCGAGGGCCCCGATAGGGACGTCTACGAGAGGTACTACAGGCTGTATAGGGTGCGGGGGAATGGCTGGGAGGCCGTCGTCTCCTCCACCCTCGTGAGGCATATCGGAGGCGCGCCGGAGCCTCTGGAGTTGGGCAGGCTCTACGTCCTAGAGCCGCACGGCCTTTAG
- a CDS encoding Lrp/AsnC family transcriptional regulator — MEALVFINVDIGTEDSVMEQLSKVPEVSAVFFVYGPYDLIVKLNSDDAEKLRAIIRDKIRKIPGVRSTTTLIVAKTLQRAGPPY, encoded by the coding sequence ATGGAGGCGCTAGTGTTCATAAACGTGGATATAGGCACCGAGGACTCGGTAATGGAGCAGCTGTCCAAGGTGCCGGAGGTTTCGGCCGTCTTCTTCGTCTACGGCCCCTACGACTTAATAGTCAAGTTGAACTCCGACGACGCCGAGAAGCTCAGGGCAATTATAAGGGACAAGATAAGGAAAATCCCCGGCGTCCGGTCGACCACCACGCTCATAGTGGCGAAGACACTCCAGAGGGCGGGCCCGCCCTATTAA
- a CDS encoding mandelate racemase/muconate lactonizing enzyme family protein, producing the protein MAKISEIEPLVLYEQEADARWASYSILVKVVTSDGRVSYGEAVPTLRVLPVVSAVRQVARAFVGRDPHEISAAFYEWYRQDFFLSRSFESATALSAIDMALWDLKARELGAPLHELLGGAIRTRVPVYANGWYGGCRDAACFAERAKEVVKRGYTALKFDPFKDSFNYITPKRLKEAEEIVAAVREAVGDEVDILIEHHGRFDANAAVEIAKRLEPYNPYFMEEPVHHEDIEAYRKYKAATSLRVAMGERLISAKEALQYMAEGLVDVVQPDACNIGGVTGSLKVATLAEAFSVEVSYHNAYGPVQFAVEVQLSAVTPTLYRLESFYDFWPQWKRDLIGDPFKTVDSSVEVPKRPGIGVDVNEKAVERYKAEPREIQPTEEPVWVVRGTW; encoded by the coding sequence ATGGCGAAGATATCCGAGATAGAGCCCCTAGTCCTCTACGAACAAGAGGCCGACGCCCGTTGGGCCTCCTACTCCATACTGGTCAAGGTCGTCACGTCGGACGGGAGGGTCTCCTACGGCGAGGCAGTCCCCACCTTGAGGGTGTTGCCCGTCGTCTCCGCCGTGAGGCAGGTGGCGAGGGCCTTCGTCGGGAGGGACCCCCACGAGATCTCCGCCGCCTTCTACGAGTGGTATAGGCAGGACTTCTTCCTGTCGCGCTCCTTCGAGAGCGCCACAGCCCTAAGCGCCATAGACATGGCCCTCTGGGATCTAAAGGCCAGAGAGCTCGGGGCGCCCCTCCACGAGCTGCTCGGCGGCGCCATACGCACGAGGGTGCCCGTCTACGCCAACGGCTGGTATGGCGGCTGTAGAGACGCCGCTTGTTTTGCCGAGAGGGCTAAGGAGGTAGTGAAGAGAGGCTACACAGCCCTCAAATTCGACCCGTTCAAGGACAGCTTCAACTACATAACGCCCAAGAGGCTGAAGGAAGCCGAGGAGATAGTGGCGGCGGTGAGGGAGGCCGTAGGGGACGAAGTCGACATACTAATAGAGCACCACGGCCGTTTCGACGCCAACGCGGCCGTCGAGATAGCCAAGAGGCTGGAGCCGTACAATCCCTACTTCATGGAGGAGCCCGTCCACCACGAGGATATCGAGGCCTACAGGAAGTACAAGGCGGCGACCAGCTTGAGGGTAGCCATGGGCGAGCGGCTCATAAGCGCCAAGGAGGCGCTCCAGTACATGGCCGAGGGCCTCGTCGACGTGGTTCAGCCCGACGCCTGCAACATAGGCGGCGTGACGGGGAGCCTCAAGGTGGCCACGCTCGCCGAGGCCTTCAGCGTGGAGGTCTCCTACCACAACGCCTACGGCCCCGTCCAGTTCGCGGTGGAGGTCCAGCTATCCGCCGTCACGCCGACTCTATACAGGCTGGAGTCCTTCTACGACTTCTGGCCCCAGTGGAAGAGGGATCTCATAGGCGATCCCTTCAAGACAGTCGACAGCTCGGTCGAGGTGCCCAAGAGGCCGGGCATAGGCGTCGACGTGAACGAGAAGGCGGTGGAGCGCTATAAGGCGGAGCCGAGGGAGATACAGCCCACCGAGGAGCCCGTCTGGGTGGTCAGAGGGACTTGGTGA
- the kdgK gene encoding bifunctional 2-dehydro-3-deoxygluconokinase/2-dehydro-3-deoxygalactonokinase: MIRLVALGEPLVQLNAVTPGPLRYVNYFERHIAGSEANFCVAAVMAGASCGLIARVGDDEFGKAVLEYLRGRGVDVSRVRVDGGAPTGIYFVQRHYPVPGRSVLVYYRRGSAGSRLSPEDVDVQYVKSADAVHSTGITLAISESAREAVYLAFEHAARRTFDTNIRPALWPSPEAAREAVLRALRGGVEILFTDPDDTRIVLGVSDPDEAYRRYRELGVEVLVYKEGARGAYVFHDGGKYFRRAYAVPVEDPTGAGDAMAGYFAALYLSRTPPERALDLAAAASTLVVTVRGDNEAVPTPADAERLLSSL, translated from the coding sequence ATGATCCGTCTGGTGGCGCTGGGCGAGCCGCTGGTGCAGCTCAACGCCGTGACGCCGGGCCCCCTCAGGTACGTCAACTACTTCGAGAGGCACATAGCCGGGTCCGAGGCCAACTTCTGCGTCGCGGCGGTTATGGCGGGCGCCTCCTGCGGCCTGATAGCGAGAGTCGGCGACGACGAGTTCGGGAAGGCCGTCCTCGAGTACCTCAGGGGCAGAGGCGTGGACGTGTCCAGGGTGAGGGTGGACGGAGGGGCGCCCACCGGCATATACTTCGTCCAGAGACACTACCCCGTGCCCGGCCGGTCTGTCTTGGTCTACTACAGGAGGGGTAGCGCCGGGAGCCGACTCTCGCCAGAGGACGTCGACGTCCAGTACGTCAAGTCGGCCGACGCGGTCCACTCCACCGGCATTACCCTAGCAATAAGCGAGTCGGCCAGAGAGGCCGTCTACCTCGCCTTCGAGCACGCCGCTAGGAGGACCTTCGACACGAACATAAGGCCGGCCCTCTGGCCCAGCCCCGAGGCGGCTAGGGAGGCCGTGTTGAGGGCCTTGAGGGGAGGGGTCGAGATACTCTTCACAGATCCCGACGACACGAGGATAGTGCTGGGCGTGTCGGACCCCGACGAGGCGTATAGGAGGTATAGAGAGCTCGGGGTCGAGGTGCTTGTCTACAAGGAGGGGGCTAGGGGCGCCTACGTGTTCCACGACGGGGGTAAGTACTTCAGGCGGGCCTACGCCGTGCCTGTCGAGGACCCGACGGGGGCCGGCGACGCCATGGCGGGCTACTTCGCCGCGCTGTACCTCTCCCGCACGCCGCCGGAGAGGGCCTTGGACCTCGCGGCCGCCGCCTCAACGCTAGTGGTCACCGTCAGGGGGGACAACGAGGCCGTCCCGACGCCGGCAGACGCCGAGAGGCTGTTGTCGTCGCTATGA
- a CDS encoding mandelate racemase/muconate lactonizing enzyme family protein, which produces MAVAEVEPYLLSGGAEDPAPWASSVLLVKVVTKDGRVGWGETLTSIRASSVAAMVRILGKAMHGRDVHNVEANRSFWYKLDFNYSISLESVAALSAFDMASWDIIGRELGAPLHLLFGGLTRDKIRLYANGWYGGCRDAACFAERAKEVVKRGYTALKFDPFGDSFDVLDRTSLKKAAEIVAAVREAVGDEVDILIECHGRFNAESAIRAAEALRPYGIYFMEEPVHPEDLEGLARFRSAARVPVALGERVVSMGQLLQYVRYADYVQVDLGRFGGPTEARKAAALAEAFGALMAFHNANGPVLHAATIQLDAAIPNFAVQESFYDFWPQWKRELIRGALPVEAGYVEVPRRPGIGVDVDEKAVERYKAEPGELEPPSGPSWAVRGTW; this is translated from the coding sequence ATGGCGGTTGCAGAGGTGGAGCCCTATCTGCTATCGGGAGGCGCCGAGGACCCCGCGCCGTGGGCCTCCAGCGTCTTGCTGGTCAAGGTCGTGACGAAGGACGGGAGAGTCGGATGGGGCGAGACGTTGACGTCGATACGCGCGTCTTCCGTGGCCGCCATGGTGAGGATCCTCGGGAAGGCCATGCACGGGAGGGACGTCCACAACGTCGAGGCCAACAGATCGTTCTGGTACAAGCTGGACTTCAACTACTCCATATCCCTAGAGTCCGTCGCCGCCCTAAGCGCCTTCGACATGGCGTCCTGGGACATAATAGGCAGAGAGCTCGGGGCGCCCCTCCACCTGCTCTTCGGAGGCTTGACGAGGGACAAAATACGCCTCTACGCCAACGGCTGGTATGGCGGCTGTAGAGACGCCGCTTGTTTTGCCGAGAGGGCTAAGGAGGTAGTGAAGAGAGGCTACACAGCCCTCAAATTCGACCCGTTCGGCGATAGCTTCGACGTGCTCGACCGGACGTCGCTCAAGAAGGCGGCCGAGATAGTGGCCGCCGTGAGGGAGGCCGTAGGGGACGAAGTCGACATACTAATAGAGTGCCACGGGCGCTTCAACGCGGAGTCTGCCATAAGGGCCGCCGAGGCGTTGAGGCCCTACGGGATATACTTCATGGAGGAGCCGGTCCACCCCGAGGATCTGGAGGGGCTGGCCAGGTTCAGATCTGCGGCGCGGGTGCCGGTTGCGTTGGGGGAACGCGTGGTGAGTATGGGCCAGCTGTTGCAGTACGTGCGCTATGCCGACTACGTCCAGGTGGATCTCGGGAGGTTCGGAGGCCCCACGGAGGCGAGGAAGGCGGCGGCCTTGGCCGAGGCATTCGGGGCGTTAATGGCCTTCCACAACGCCAACGGGCCGGTCCTACACGCCGCCACTATACAGCTCGACGCGGCGATACCCAACTTCGCCGTGCAGGAGTCCTTCTACGACTTCTGGCCCCAGTGGAAAAGGGAGTTGATACGCGGCGCTCTCCCCGTGGAGGCCGGATACGTGGAGGTCCCCAGAAGGCCCGGCATCGGCGTGGACGTGGACGAGAAGGCGGTGGAGCGCTATAAGGCGGAGCCCGGCGAGTTGGAGCCGCCGTCTGGGCCCAGCTGGGCCGTGAGGGGCACTTGGTAG